In Bacillus pumilus, the sequence TTGATCAGTACACTATCGATATTAGATCAACCAAAACAAATAACTCATTAAACGAAATAAATAAAATAGAAGAAGAAAACGGATATTATATTTCTTCTGATTATAAGAGTTTTATAAGCGAATATGGAGAATGTTGGATTGAAGATAACGTATACACCGATTTAAGAGAGAAACCGGTGTGGTTAGGTGGTGAATCAGTGCCGGTCGAATTGTTTTATGGATTAGAGCAGAATGATTATGATATCCGAGAAGCTATAAAAACATATAAAGAACAATTACCAGAACACATAATTCCTATCGCAGATGCAGACGGAGGAGACCAAATTTGTTTAGATGTTAGTGAAATAAATCAAGGGAAAATTTATTTTTGGGATCATGAACTAAGAGATGGCGAACAAGACTTATTCCTGATTGCTGATACATTTACAGAATTTATTGAAGGATTGTATATTGAAGAAGAAGTTGAAGATAGTGAAACAGGAGCTATTGATATCCAACTTAGTGACGACCTCTTGGCTATGTTAAAAGATATAAATAAAGATTGAAGTTTTGTCAAATTTTCAACTGAGACTCGTGATAAAACTGACAAATTACCCTCCGAATAAAGGAGGGTATTTGTATGCAAAAATTCACATATAAATCTATCGATTAAGAACGTTTGTTCTAATCGTGTTTAACCATTCCAAAAAGAGGTCATTGATGGTGATGCCTACTCAAGATCCCATTGGTTTACCTATGCCGCAGGCTCTCTAGCAGAAATTGCTTTTGGTGTCAGTTTCCATAGAAAGCATTAGATATGAAGGAGATTCTATGCGACCAACTTTATTTAAAATTAAGTATAAAATTGGAGATCGGAGAGTTAAAAAGGTATCGATTGAAAATAAGTCAGGAGGTTAATTCAAATGGAAATGGAACCATCGAATGAAGTTTATCAAGAAATTTTGAATACAATAAATGAAATAATACCTGTTGATTGGGAGAATGTTTTGCTATATGCGGAAATTCTGGATGACTCTCGTGAAGTTTATTTTTTCTTTAATACAAACAAACAACAAGAATATATTTATTCTCATGATATTCCTGATATATTTGAGGTCAGTGAAAATATATATGATGACTTATTAATTAATTTACAGAATTCTTTTAAGAAACTCAGAGATGAATTTAAAATTAACGAGCAAAAAGCTTGGACAAATTTAACGCTAAAAATCAAGAATAGGAATCAATTTGCCATTGATTTTAATTATGATGATGTATTGAACTCTCATTACAATACCTATCAACGAATGGCTATTTGGGAATATGAAAATTTGGGAATTTTCCCTGAAGATGAGGAAGATAAAGAAATTGTGTTGAATTATATAAAGAATAAAAAGAAAACAATGACTAACGCACATTACCCTCCAAATTAAGGAGGGTTTTTGTATACCTGTATTTACATTTTTTCATAAGAACCTCTCATTTCCATTATTTAAACCGATAAACCGTCACTTCACAATCACCAAGTACCTCTTCAATCATGTCTTCGACAATCGTCCAATCGCCGCCCGCCAATCCGCAGCCTATCCCATAAGGAATGGCGATGGAAGTTCGGTTTTTCTCTTCATGTGAATGTGTCACTGTATCCTTTAGGCTTTGCAAAGCAGCTGCGTAAAGCGTCGTAGTCGGTTTGCTTTCTTTTTCTTCCGTACCCAACTTGAGCAAATAAGCTGGCAATTGTTTTTCCGTCACTTGTTGTGATGAACTGAACGGAACTTAATAAATCATTTCCTTGTTCTGAACATAAACGTTTATAGTCTTTGGATATTTGCTTTTGATTTGTTTTGCTAATCCAGCTCCCATGCCTCCTTTACAGCTCACCTGGTGACAGATGATGTCTTCACTTGCCTCTAAGATGTTGCCATCCACCGTTTTGATCATGTTATTTAATAGCTAAAATGCTTTTGATGAGTTTAGTTTATTTGAAGACACTTCACAATGATCTGATTGTCAAAGGTGGTGCATGTCATCTAAAATATGGAGAGACTAAAAATACGAAATAAAGCAGAAACAGTGAGGAGAGCCTAATGAATCAATTAGAAACGAATCGGTTAATTCTTAGACCATTTTGTGATGAAGATGCAGCAGGAATGCTAGATTACTTGTCTAATCCAAGAGTGAATTGTTTTCTTGATGATCAAATCTCTACATTAGAAGAAGCTGCCGCTAAGGTGCAAAAAAGAAAAGCAGATCACTCTTATACAGCAGTTTGTTTAAAAGAAAGTCAACAGATTATCGGTGAATTATTTCATTTAAAAGAGGAGCCTGACACGTATTCAATTGGCTGGAATTTCAATGCAGTATATGAAGGGAAGGGATATGCGCGTGAGAGTGCTGAAGCTCTCTTGTCCTATTTATTTGTGGAAAAGGGGGCGAGGCGGCTTTATGCATACGTAGAGGATGATAATGACCGATCCCGAACATTATGTGAGCGATTAGGGATGCGGAAAGAAGGCCTTTTTCTTGAGTTTATTTCATTTACTACATATGAGGATGGCACACCTAAATATGAAAACACCTATCAATATGCTTTGCTGAAAAAGGAATGGGAGCAGCATCACTCTCAATAGTCTCAGCTACGAAAGGGTTTTGCATCTTGATATCAAGATGACAAAGAAGTGACAAAAATGTGAGATGATCCCTCTATTTTGTTCGCTCGATCGATGTAACGGACATCTTTTTTCATTTATCCTTTTCATAAATCGAGTAAAAGGAATGAAATGAGATGCAGGAGTATAATGAACGGTTGTTTAGATCGATCAATCAGCTCAGTATCGATCACGATTATTTGAATCCGTTGCTGATTGGATTAGCTGAATATACAGTGCTGTTAGTAGCGCTCATGCTTCTTGTCATGTGGCTTCAAAATCGAAGCAGAAAAAATAGGATGGTGGTCATATCTGCTGGACTTACCTTCATATTGGCAGAGTTACTTGGAAAAGTTGCTGGTGCCTTTTATTCCAATCCGCAGCCCTTTGCAGAATTGAGTCATGTCAATCTTCTGATCCATAAGGAAGTGAACAACTCTTTTCCGAGTGATCACACGATTTTTATTTTTTCTATTTGCCTGATCTTTTGGCTGTTTCACAAGCGGCATATTTATTGGCTTTTTATTGCAAGTGCTGTTGGGTTTTCAAGAATTTGGGTGGGGGTTCATTATCCATTTGATGTCTTAGCAGGTGCTGTCATAGCATGTTTAACAGCGGTCGCTGTTATTGGTTTGCCGATATTCCAAAAGTTTATTGATGCCATCCTGTCATGTTATGAATGGTTTGAACAGAAATGTGTAGGGAAGAGAACGGAATAAAATGTTGCAAAAAAACACCCCAATCTGTTATGGAATCAGATCGGGGTGTTGATTATTTTCGCCAAAACGTTGAACAATCCGCTTTGTCTTCGATATTAAATTCGATGATTTTTTTAAGTAGAGGATAATCGATGGGCAAGCTTTCTTTCATGCGAAACATCTTTTTCCCATGATCATAACCAGCTTGTACAATTTCAGCTGAAAAGTGATCAATTCCTTTTCCTTCTGGTGCGACAGAAATGTGATGTTTTGCCACGCTAAACCCAATAATAAACGTGCCGTGATCTGTGAACATGGGCTGATTCCATGCAATTCTTGGCTCTAATTGTGGAAATGTGTCTTCAATCCATTTTAATATGTCTTGAATGCGCTGCTTCAGCTCTGGGTTACCAATGTTGCTTACATATTCTTCAAACACATGCATGATGTTTTATCCTCCATTTCCATCGACCTCATAAGCCTCAGACGGGATCCGAATCCCGCTAGGGCAACATGCTTCCCTAAGAATTTCACCTGTCTCAGCCTTTATGCTTTTCGGTGCTTCTGAACCCCTTGCCTTGCCACCTGTCAGCTACAATTTGTTTTACGGCTTTTTTCCCTGCTCGAGCTACTGAGGCACTGAAGTTCTTGGTCATATTATATAGAGAAAGATAATAAAAGAAAACCTGCGCGGATGATTGGTGCTGATGATCTTTTGCTTTTAATCAGAAAAAAGACGGAATTTTTAGCGCAAACATCATTGATTAGGAGAAAGAAACGCATTTTCAAAGGAAACGGTTGTTGAAGATTCAAGTGATTCATATTAAAATGATGTCAAATGGGCTAATTAGCAATTGCTAATAGAAGTTCCATATTTAGTGAAATCATGTCATGTAGCTGAAGGTGATTGGGGGTGTAGAATGAGCAAAGTTCCTGTTGCGGAATTGGCATCACTATTAAATGACTGGAACATGGAAATCAAAAAAGATCATGCAGATGAGGCAGAACGATTATTTGCTAAAGCGAAACAAGCAGTAGAGGAAATTGACGATGCTGATATCCTCATGTATTATTCTCTGCTTGAGAAGAGGCATCACATTCTCATGTACAATTTGAGAGGGCAAAAGGGTGATGTATCAACGAAAAGTATAGAAGGTCATTATGGGAAAAAAGATGATGATCTGTCTCATCGCCTTGCCTATTATTTCGATTTTTATGAGGGTGTGTATGAGCAGCACCAAGGAAATTATGAGGTAGCATTGCAAATGTATCAAAGTGCTGAAAAGCTCTTAGATAAAATTCCAAGTGAGATAGAACGTGCTGATTTTGATTTTAAGGTGGCATGGCTTTACTATCGACTTAGTCATATTATGCTCTCATTAAGCTATATTCGCAGAGCCCTCCACGTCTATAAACGTCACAAGCATTATGAAAGAAGAACGGCACTTTCATACTCTCTCGTTGCAGCTAATCTAACAGAGATCGGGCGGTACGAAGAGGCGCTTGAGAATTATCGTCTGGCGGAAGAGGTTTTGACAAGCGAGCAGGATGACTTTATGCTGGCTCAGCATCACCACAATGTGGCTATTTTATATTCATTTTGGAACAAACCGAAAGAATCGATACGTCATCTTGAAAAAGCGCTGTCCCATCAAGAGTATTATGATTCAGATTTCTTTTTCCATTCTACGTATCTGATCAGCCGGGAACTCTGTGTGATTGGTGAAAAGCAGCGTGCAAGCCAATATATAGAGGCTGCATATGCCAGAATAAAAGATGCTTCTCATGAAGTGTTTCAGCTCAAAATAGGCATCGTACATGATCTTTACTTAACGAATGCGCCACAAAGATTTCAGCAAATTGATGAAAAATTAAGAAAGTTAGAAGAGAAGAATGAATATCATGAAGTAAAAGAGCTTTCGCATTTTGCGGCAAAATATTGTGAAAAGCAAGCACTTTTTGAGCAGTCTGTTTTTTACTTGAACAAAAGTTTAGAAGCGGATTTACATATGAAAAGAATGGGGTTGATTTAAGATGAAAACAGGAGTAAAAGTATTATTCGTTGTGGGTTTAGCGATCGCTGCGTCTGTTCTAACTCAAAACGTTGCGGGTTCATTCGAAGTAGCAGAAAAAATCATTGGTGGTTAATCACTAATCTATATCTCGCCCTTGTTGATGATCGTCAGCAAGGGTTTTTTTGTTTAAATAGGCTCTTCTTATTAAACGCTGCAAGAACGTTTAATAAGAAGAATTCGCAACAAAGGGGGTGTGCAAATTTGTTACCTGCCCCATTATTCTAAATAAACATAGGGCAGAGCAACAAGTTAAAAAGGTCACCTTTCTTTGCTTAATTTAATTTTTTGCAGGACTTTTCATTCAAATTTTATCAAATTGGTCTATTGTACATAGAAGTGAAAGAAAAAGCGCGAACACCGCTCCATTTGTCATGCATATGATGAGCTGAGGTGGATCTTGAAGGTAGGTGATTGTATGTATCCACGGGTATATGGAGGCTTTCACGGAGGCGGAGCACATATCGGACCGGTTGGCACTCATATCGGCTTTGGCGGATATTATGTGAGCCCTGGTGTGTTCTCTGGCTTAGGCGGTTTCCCTGGGTATGGTGGATTTGGGACATTTTCTGGATATCCGTATGGCTCCACGTCCATCATGGGGCGTCCTCCTGGTTTTTATGTGAGAAGTTATTAGTGGTTCATCACAATGATGAAATAGCCATCTAGAGAGAGAGTGGCTATTTCAATTGGTGAAAGTGCATGAATGTAGCAGTGATCACAATGACCCCAAGGATGCAGATAGGCAGCCAAATGATGATAAACGGATCGTAAGCATCAGTGTATGCAGCTAAAGCGGCACCTAGGCAGTAAAAGACAATAGAACCGATTCGCATCAAGCTCGCATGCTGAATAGGGGCTTTTCTTTTTTCCCTGTGTGATAAGCGCTGAGCCAAATCTTCAAACAGGTTAGCGAGTGTGCTCGTTAGAACAGTTGTGGAAATGCCAGCAACATTTAATTTACGTGCGGCCGTCGTCTGCATGCCCATGGCCATACTTAAAAGAATAATCAGCATAAAATAAGCACCCTGTGTATAAGGAAAAATGGTCATAAGAGCAAATAGAAGCAAGATCATCACTTCTATAATAAAGATACGTGTAACGGCTTTTGGCCAAAACGTTTTTTCATGCTTCCCGCCCATCACAACGGCAAGTAAAACACCTAGAACGAACCCACTCAGTGCAGTGATGGAATGAAGGGCTGTTAGCTGCAATGAACTTCCTGCTGCAATGCCAAGCAGTACAATATTACCCGTCATATTTGCTGTAAACACATGTCCTAGGCTCAAATAGCCAATCACATCCACAATTCCTGCGGAAAGACATAAGAAGATCAGTGATATGTTTCGAAATGAATGTGCGGTCAAGATGGTCATCCCTTTCTTACTCTCTAATGAATAAGTGTAACGCTTAATGATCGCGAAAGTCCATCTTATGAGCTGGTAAAATGTCTTGAAGCTGATGTAAGACTTGTCTAAAAGCATCATCATTCACAAGGTGCCTCATGCGGCGAAACGGATCGCCTTTTTCCTTTAGCCGCTCAATGACAGCCGGCATGGTAAACATAGATGGATGAAGCTCTTTCTGATACAGTTCTTCCCATTCAAGTGGTGTCGCAACGAGTCCAAGCTCGTTTCCTCTTGGGGAATATGGGGCGATGATTGTTTTTCCAGCATCATGCTGAAGGTAATCTAAATATAAACGATTGCCGCGATTTTTCTTTAAACGTTCCAGAGTAAAGAGATTAGGTGCTTGTTCGCATAAAAATTGGCATATAAAAGCTGTGAATTGTCTCGTTTCATCGTATGTGAAGGCGTTTTTCTTTAATGGAATGTAAATTTGAAGTCCTTTTCCCCCGCTTGTTTTGATAAAAGCTGTGAGAAAGAGTCCATCTAAAAGCGCTTTGATTCGCTTGGCTGCTTCTATGGCTAGGTGAAATTCTTTGACAGATGGCGGGTCTAAATCAAAGACGATTTCTGCCGGCCGATCGGTATCTCTTGTTTCAAAAGGAATATGAAATTCCATCGCCAGCTGGTTACCGAGCCAAAGAAGCGTACGAGGATCATTACAGACCGTGTAAGAAATATCATCAACCTCATCTGTCAAAACAAAATCTGGTGCATAATCAGGTGTCGACTTTTGATAAAAGTATTCGTCCCCAGTGCCATGAGGATACCGAATTAAAGTAAGACGCCTTTCACGTAAAAAGGGCAAAAGGTAGGGAGCCACTTGTCTCAAATAAAGTAAATAATCTGCCTTGTTCAGTTGAAGGGCTGGCACAATGGGTTTCTCAGGGTGAGTGACGTCTATAACAGCAGGGAGTGGATACAGCTGTTTGAGCATTTGCTGAAAGGTGCACGCTGCTGGATCAGTATCTAGTAAAAAGGAAGAAAAACGCGGCTCCCTTAAGGCTGATCCATCAAAGGATATACAAGCAATGCTGGCAATGATAGAAGGAGGGATTTCATATGATGATGCCCCTGTTAACTGGCCTTTTGTTTGAAAGAGCGTACGAAGCGTTTGTTCTTCTTCTTTAGAAAATCCATGCTTAAATTGAACAACCTCGATGAGAGCCGAATTTTGATAAATGGAGCCTTGAAAATAGCCATTTTCTTTATCAAAACGGGTTACAATGACAGAGACATACCGCCAGTTTTTGATTTTTAGCCATTCTTTTGAGCGAGTATTGTCCTGCCATTTACTCGTCCTTTTTTTCGCCACGAGTCCTTCCGCTAAATATGTCGTCATCAGCTCTTTCATGTATTCGGGGTTTGGATCTGTATGAATGACCTGAAGAAGGGAAGGGTGCTCCAGCTGAACAGATGAGGGAAGCTTTATTTCTTGAAATACTTGCTGTAACCGTTCTTTTCTTTCTATCAACGGTAAATCAACGAGAGATTTTCCTGTGCATCTTAATAGATCAAACGCAATGAAGTGACATGGAAATCGTTCAGCCTGTCGTTGTATGGCTTCTTTGTTTTTCAGCCTGCCTCTTTGCTGAACCTTCGCAAAATCGCTTTGCTGTTCACTCAGTAAAAAGACCAATTCTCCGTCAAGCGTCAGCGGTAAAAAAGGAGCAAACTGGTCTTTTAATTGTTCGCACTGATCCACCACTTCAGGAAATTGCTCATTTAGCCGTTTTCCAGCTCTGCTTTCTAAATGAATCTCGCCTTCTTCCCATACAAGAATGGCCCGAAAGCCATCATATTTTAATTCAAACACCCAGTCTGCACCGGCCGGAATATCATGTGCTGCCGTTAATCGCATAGGTTTCATTTTGTATGTCACTTCCTTATATCATGTGTTCTTAGAGTGGGATGAAATTTTCATTCACATACATAAGTCTGCTGAAAACATTACATAGTAAGAAGAAAAGAACGGAGGCAACGCGATGCATACAGTATGGAAAGGCGGCATTAGTTTCGGATTGGTCAACATTCCAGTCAAGCTGTTTACCGCTACAGAAAATAAAGATATAAAGTTAAGACAGCTGCATAAGGAGTGTCACACGCCTATTAACTACAAGAAAGTATGTGCCAATTGCGGTGAAGAGGTAGCGCCAGAACAAATCGTGAAAGCGTATGAATATGCGAAGAATAAATTTATTGAATTAGATGATGAAGAGCTAGAAAAACTGCGAAAAGAAAATGAAGAAAAAGCCGTTGAAATCATTGATTTTGTGAAGATAGAGGAGATTGATCCAATCTATTATGAAAGAAGTTACTTTTTATCACCAGATACAGGCGGAGCGAAGGCTTATTCATTATTAAGAAAAGCTCTAGAGGAATCAGGTAAAATTGGTGTGGCAAAGATGATGATCCGCTCAAAGGAGCAATTAGCGATAGTTAGGTGCTATGAACATATTTTGCTGATGGAAACCATTCATTTCCCTGACGAAATTAGACAAGTATCAGACGTACCGAATATCCCCCAAGAGGAGAACATTGTCAAGAAAGAGTTAGATACAGCGCTCCTTTTGATCGAACAGCTGACCACCACATTCGATCCAGCGGCATATCAGGATGAATACAGAGAACAGCTGATGAATTTAATTGGCAATAAAATATCTGGAGAACATACCGTTCAGCCAGAAACGACTGGCAAAAAAGATCCAGCATCCAATGTGACGGATTTAATGGCCGCTTTGCAGGCTTCGATCGACCGCTCAAAACCAGCCAAAGCAAAAAAAGCAGCGCCTAAGAAAAGAAAAGCACCAGCCAAAAAAGAAAAAAATGCATAAAGAAAAGACCGCTGACGTTCGGTCTTCACTCTGTCTTCTTTTCTGCGTGATAGAAAACCTTTGAAGTCTAGGAAGGGCGAGCACCGGAACGGAGCGAATTTGACATTCGTGAGTAACGGAGCGCAGACCTGACACCGAATGCGAGGGTTTGTCTACACGCTGGGACCGCTGACGAGCGGTCTTATTGCGGCTTTAACACGTCCTGAATCGTCCCGTTTTTTCGGTGGATGACAACAGAAGTTCCTTGATTAGCTGAAATCTCCTTTGCCCGGTCAATTGCTTCTTGTTTCGTTTCTTTAACCT encodes:
- a CDS encoding response regulator aspartate phosphatase, with protein sequence MSKVPVAELASLLNDWNMEIKKDHADEAERLFAKAKQAVEEIDDADILMYYSLLEKRHHILMYNLRGQKGDVSTKSIEGHYGKKDDDLSHRLAYYFDFYEGVYEQHQGNYEVALQMYQSAEKLLDKIPSEIERADFDFKVAWLYYRLSHIMLSLSYIRRALHVYKRHKHYERRTALSYSLVAANLTEIGRYEEALENYRLAEEVLTSEQDDFMLAQHHHNVAILYSFWNKPKESIRHLEKALSHQEYYDSDFFFHSTYLISRELCVIGEKQRASQYIEAAYARIKDASHEVFQLKIGIVHDLYLTNAPQRFQQIDEKLRKLEEKNEYHEVKELSHFAAKYCEKQALFEQSVFYLNKSLEADLHMKRMGLI
- a CDS encoding antitoxin YezG family protein, with translation MEMEPSNEVYQEILNTINEIIPVDWENVLLYAEILDDSREVYFFFNTNKQQEYIYSHDIPDIFEVSENIYDDLLINLQNSFKKLRDEFKINEQKAWTNLTLKIKNRNQFAIDFNYDDVLNSHYNTYQRMAIWEYENLGIFPEDEEDKEIVLNYIKNKKKTMTNAHYPPN
- the ku gene encoding non-homologous end joining protein Ku, translating into MHTVWKGGISFGLVNIPVKLFTATENKDIKLRQLHKECHTPINYKKVCANCGEEVAPEQIVKAYEYAKNKFIELDDEELEKLRKENEEKAVEIIDFVKIEEIDPIYYERSYFLSPDTGGAKAYSLLRKALEESGKIGVAKMMIRSKEQLAIVRCYEHILLMETIHFPDEIRQVSDVPNIPQEENIVKKELDTALLLIEQLTTTFDPAAYQDEYREQLMNLIGNKISGEHTVQPETTGKKDPASNVTDLMAALQASIDRSKPAKAKKAAPKKRKAPAKKEKNA
- a CDS encoding SMI1/KNR4 family protein, with translation MSFKRIKDKLDQYTIDIRSTKTNNSLNEINKIEEENGYYISSDYKSFISEYGECWIEDNVYTDLREKPVWLGGESVPVELFYGLEQNDYDIREAIKTYKEQLPEHIIPIADADGGDQICLDVSEINQGKIYFWDHELRDGEQDLFLIADTFTEFIEGLYIEEEVEDSETGAIDIQLSDDLLAMLKDINKD
- a CDS encoding DNA ligase D: MKPMRLTAAHDIPAGADWVFELKYDGFRAILVWEEGEIHLESRAGKRLNEQFPEVVDQCEQLKDQFAPFLPLTLDGELVFLLSEQQSDFAKVQQRGRLKNKEAIQRQAERFPCHFIAFDLLRCTGKSLVDLPLIERKERLQQVFQEIKLPSSVQLEHPSLLQVIHTDPNPEYMKELMTTYLAEGLVAKKRTSKWQDNTRSKEWLKIKNWRYVSVIVTRFDKENGYFQGSIYQNSALIEVVQFKHGFSKEEEQTLRTLFQTKGQLTGASSYEIPPSIIASIACISFDGSALREPRFSSFLLDTDPAACTFQQMLKQLYPLPAVIDVTHPEKPIVPALQLNKADYLLYLRQVAPYLLPFLRERRLTLIRYPHGTGDEYFYQKSTPDYAPDFVLTDEVDDISYTVCNDPRTLLWLGNQLAMEFHIPFETRDTDRPAEIVFDLDPPSVKEFHLAIEAAKRIKALLDGLFLTAFIKTSGGKGLQIYIPLKKNAFTYDETRQFTAFICQFLCEQAPNLFTLERLKKNRGNRLYLDYLQHDAGKTIIAPYSPRGNELGLVATPLEWEELYQKELHPSMFTMPAVIERLKEKGDPFRRMRHLVNDDAFRQVLHQLQDILPAHKMDFRDH
- a CDS encoding GNAT family N-acetyltransferase; its protein translation is MNQLETNRLILRPFCDEDAAGMLDYLSNPRVNCFLDDQISTLEEAAAKVQKRKADHSYTAVCLKESQQIIGELFHLKEEPDTYSIGWNFNAVYEGKGYARESAEALLSYLFVEKGARRLYAYVEDDNDRSRTLCERLGMRKEGLFLEFISFTTYEDGTPKYENTYQYALLKKEWEQHHSQ
- a CDS encoding YoaK family protein, producing the protein MTILTAHSFRNISLIFLCLSAGIVDVIGYLSLGHVFTANMTGNIVLLGIAAGSSLQLTALHSITALSGFVLGVLLAVVMGGKHEKTFWPKAVTRIFIIEVMILLLFALMTIFPYTQGAYFMLIILLSMAMGMQTTAARKLNVAGISTTVLTSTLANLFEDLAQRLSHREKRKAPIQHASLMRIGSIVFYCLGAALAAYTDAYDPFIIIWLPICILGVIVITATFMHFHQLK
- a CDS encoding undecaprenyl-diphosphatase; its protein translation is MQEYNERLFRSINQLSIDHDYLNPLLIGLAEYTVLLVALMLLVMWLQNRSRKNRMVVISAGLTFILAELLGKVAGAFYSNPQPFAELSHVNLLIHKEVNNSFPSDHTIFIFSICLIFWLFHKRHIYWLFIASAVGFSRIWVGVHYPFDVLAGAVIACLTAVAVIGLPIFQKFIDAILSCYEWFEQKCVGKRTE
- a CDS encoding iron chaperone, encoding MHVFEEYVSNIGNPELKQRIQDILKWIEDTFPQLEPRIAWNQPMFTDHGTFIIGFSVAKHHISVAPEGKGIDHFSAEIVQAGYDHGKKMFRMKESLPIDYPLLKKIIEFNIEDKADCSTFWRK